One Plasmodium malariae genome assembly, contig: PmUG01_00_1, whole genome shotgun sequence DNA segment encodes these proteins:
- the PmUG01_00010300 gene encoding PIR protein gives MSQDKILEGSFSYNIYKELDNDVEEKNYDDYCTVFNNDEDNTEKKCYDLCKRISRNTHILSNYVNTNNFTTLCSHYRYWTYYNIKKILGDDTNDNNAKPIITKFKQVLDNIRKISNAFYCQYEFNDDIIKKLNDMKEQKYLYDYFQNYDSIKTSDTCEVVTPEKYEKYLNYIITLYNKRKEEDVCCSGPFLIDCEDYFKCDDEFDPNMLLSTLKSNRQKKCDNLIKTLPTLTSGVTSRSGSSLTNITGSIYYFKCTDIPNGNITHSQQKGGRLRCHRFSTSDRSHNNLISPSLQPPFVQVPFTISGQRGFSLSAELPRESLELNEHLKKQYMLSSSHTLDLTQDKSDDKNAPCKNTLLVRDVSGLCREPDVRETQTIGVKLNTYAPRRKIKIKLNHNSNMFENNFFRVGIALTVIVGIIFTIFLFYKFTPFGKCFHKKVSRKKRIDDYYDDPYMRQFIIRAPKYGRRKTGNRGLQFSYYSR, from the exons atgtcaCAG GATAAAATTTTAGAAGGgtctttttcatataatatatacaaagaaTTAGATAATGATGTTGAAGAAAAGAATTATGATGATTACTGTACTGTATTCAATAATGATGAAGATAATACTGAAAAAAAGTGTTACGATCTTTGTAAAAGAATATCAAgaaatacacatattttatctaattatgttaatacaaataattttacaactCTCTGTTCACATTATAGATACTGgacatattataatataaaaaaaattttaggaGATGATacaaatgataataatgccAAACCAATAATTACTAAATTTAAACAGGTTCTAGATAATATTAGAAAGATCTCTAATGCGTTTTATTGCCAATATGAGTTTAATgatgatattataaaaaaactaaacgatatgaaagaacaaaaatatttgtatgattattttcaaaattatgaCAGTATTAAAACATCTGACACATGTGAAGTTGTTACAcctgaaaaatatgaaaaataccttaattatattattacattatataataagcGTAAAGAGGAGGATGTATGTTGCTCTGGTCCATTCTTGATAGACTGCGAAGACTATTTTAAATGCGATGACGAATTTGATCCTAATATGCTGTTGTCTACATTAAAATCTAACagacaaaaaaaatgcgATAACTTGATAAAAACTCTTCCAACTTTAACATCCGGCGTTACATCACGTTCAGGGAGTTCCCTAACAAATATTACAGgttcaatttattatttcaagTGTACAGATATACCAAATGGTAACATTACACATAGCCAACAAAAAGGTGGAAGACTTAGGTGTCATAGATTTAGTACATCTGATAGATCGCATAATAATCTAATATCGCCTTCTCTTCAACCTCCTTTTGTGCAAGTTCCTTTTACGATTTCTGGACAAAGAGGATTTTCTTTATCTGCAGAATTACCACGTGAGAGCCTAGAATTAAAcgaacatttaaaaaaacaatatatgttATCCTCTTCACACACACTAGATCTAACTCAAGATAAGAGTGATGATAAAAATGCTCCTTGCAAAAATACACTATTAGTAAGAGATGTATCAGGACTATGCAGAGAGCCCGATGTTCGCGAAACTCAAACTATTGGAGTAAAATTGAACACATATGCTccaagaagaaaaataaaaatcaaaCTAAATCATAATTCTAACATGTTcgaaaacaatttttttcgCGTTGGAATCGCACTTACTGTGATAGTTGGAATAATATTCactattttccttttttataaa TTTACTCCTTTTGGAAAatgttttcataaaaaagtatcaaggaaaaaaagaattgacGATTATTATGATGATCCCTATATGCGGCAGTTTATTATCCGCGCTCCAAAATATGGAAGAAGAAAAACAGGGAATAGAGGATTACAATTCTCTTATTATTCTAGGtaa